The segment CCATGACGCATCGGCAGCGGCTCCATCATGTGGCCGCATGAAGACCATCACTGAATTTCCCCGCAAAGTCATCGAATTTCCGGACATGGGGATCGTCATGCCGGATGGCTGCCGGCTGTCGGCGCGGGTATGGATGCCGGCTGATGCTGCCGACGATCCAGTGCCGGCGATCCTCGAGCATCTACCCTACCGCAAGCGCGACGGCACCATCTTTCGCGACCAGCTGACGCATCCCTATTTCGCCGGTCACGGCTACGCCTCGATCCGCGTCGACATGCGCGGCAATGGCGATTCCGAAGGGCTGATGGACGACGAATATTCCGAGCAGGAACTGCAGGACGCTTGCGACGTGATCGCCTGGGCGGCTGACCAGCCCTGGTGCAACGGCAATGTCGGCATGATGGGCATCTCCTGGGGCGGCTTCAACTGCCTGCAGACAGCATCCAAGCGGCCGCCGGCGCTGAAGGCGGTGATCAGCCTGTGCTCGACCGTCGACCGCTATGCCGACGACATTCACTACAAGGGCGGCTGCCTGCTTATCGAGAATTTCGGCTGGGCTTCGACCATGCTGTCCTATTCGTCGCGGCCGCCGGATCCGCTGCTGGCCGGCGACAACAGATGGCGCGACCTGTGGCTGACCCGGCTGGAGAACCAGCCCTTCCTGGCGCCGCTGTGGCTGAAGCATCAGCACCGCGATGCCTATTGGAAACGCGGCTCGATCTGCGAGAACTATTCCGCCATCCAAGCCGCCGTGCTGTCGATCGGCGGCTGGCATGACGGCTATCGCAACACCATTTCCCATCTCGTCGCCAATATCGAGGCGCCGGTCAAAGGCATCGTCGGCCCGTGGATCCACAAATACCCGCACTATGCCGCACCCGAACCGCGCGTCGGCTTCCTGCAGGAGGCGTTGCGCTGGTGGGACCGCTGGCTGAAGGGCGTCGACACCGGCGTCGAGGCCGACCCCGCCTACCGCGCCTATGTCATGGACAGCGTGCGCCCCGCGCGCTGGCATTCCGAACGGCCGGGCCGCTGGGTCGCCGAACCGGTGTGGCCATCGCCTGATATCAAGACACAGGAAGTCGAACTGATCGCAGAAGGCAGCAAGCCTGCTATGGTCGCTTCGCCGCAAAGCTGCGGCCTTGCCGGTGGCGAATATTTTCCCTTCACCTTCGGACCGGAATTGCCCGGCGACCAGCGCCCCGACGATGCGCTGTCGGTTTGCTTCGACCAGCCGGTGCTGACCGAGGCGATCGACATTGTCGGTGCACCGGAGGTGTCGGTCAGGGTTTCGTCGGACCGGCCGCAAGCGAACATTGCCATCCGGCTGTGCGACGTGCATCCCGACGGAGCGTCCGAGTTGATCTCCTACGGCGTGCTCAACCTGACGCACCGCAATTCGCACGAATTTCCCGAAGCGCTGGTGCCGGGTGAAGCCGTCAACGCCCGGGTCGTGCTCGACCAATGTGCCTATCGCGTACCATCAGGCCACCGGCTGCGTATTGCCGTTTCGAACGCCTACTGGCCGATGATCTGGCCCTCGCCTGAGCCGGTCCGGCTCGACCTGTCGGCGGCAACGCTGAAGCTGCCGCTGCGGCCGCTGGCGCAAGCTGACGAAGTCACATTCCCCAGGCCGGAGGCAGCCGCGCCGTGGGCGACGGAGACGATCCGCGCCGCCAATTCCGAGCGTCATGTCAATTGCGATGAAAAGACCGGAATGATCACGCTTTCCATTGTCGACGATTTCGGCGAGGTGCGTGATCTGGAGCATGGCCTCGCCAATGGCAGCATCGCGCGAGAGACATGGACGATCCACCCCGACGATCCGTTATCGGCCTCGGGCAAGACGCATTGGACCCAGACGCTGTCGCGAAATGGATGGTCGGTGCGCACCGAATCGTCAGCCGAAATGCGGTCCGACGCGCAAAGCTTCATGGTCCACGCCAGAATCGAAGCCTATGAAGGCGAGAAACTGGTTTTCGAGCGTAATTTCGAGGAGAGCATTCCGCGCAATCTGCTTTGAGCGCTTATTCGGATTGGTCCAATTGCGACGTACGATTTACGCCACGGCATGTCGCATTCGGTCTTGCTTACGGGGTTCCCTTGCGGTCATTATTCTCCTCACAAGAAACCATAAAAAACGACCACAAGGTCGAACCAACAGAGTGAGGAACTCAACATGTCGAACGAACTGGAATTTCTTAGCCGGCGCGTCGCATCCGGCAAACTGAGCCGTCGTGATTTTCTCGGCCGGGCGGCAGCGCTCGGTGTCACCGCGACCTTCGCCAACTCGCTGCTTTCAAGCGCGACGCGCGCCGCGGGTCCGGTCAAGGGCGGCACGCTGAAGGCCGGCCTGGTCGGCGGCGAGTCCACCAACAGCCTCGATCCGGCCCTGTTCATGACCCAGGTGCCGTTCGCCTTCGGCAAGATGTGGGGCGAACTGATCGTCGAGCTTTCGCCGGAAGGCACCCTCGAGAACCGCATCGCCGAGGAGATCGGCTCGTCGGACGACGCCAAGGTGTGGACGCTGAAGATCCGCGACGGCGTCGAATTCCACAATGGCAAGACGGTGACCGCCGAGGACGTGGCTGCCACCCTCGAACGGCATTCGGACGAGAAGTCGAAGTCGGGCGCGCTCGGCTACATGAAGGGCATCGAGAGCATCAAGGCCAGCGGCAAGGAAGTCGTGCTGACGCTGAAGGAGGCCAATGCCGACCTGCCCTATCTGCTCAGCGACTACCATCTGATCGTCCAGCCGAACGGCGGCAAGGACAAGGCCGATGCCGGCATCGGCGCCGGGCCCTACAAGGTCACCACCAACGAGCCCGGCGTGCGCCATGGCGGCGAGCGCTTCGCCAATTACTGGCAGGGCGACAAGATGGGCCATGCCGACCAGATCGAGATCATTGTCATCAACGACGCCACGGCGCGCACCTCGGCCCTGCAAGGCGGTCAGGTCAACATGATCAACCGCGTCGAGCCGAAGATCGTCGACCTGATCAAGCGTCTGCCCGGCGTCACCATCCGCAACCATGCCGGCCCTGGCCACTACGTCTTCATCATGCACTGCAACACGGCGCCGTTCGACAACAACGATCTCAGGATGGCGCTGAAGCTGGCGATCGACCGCGAGGAGATGCTCGACAAGGTTCTCAGAGGCTATGGTTCGCTCGGCAACGACTTCCCGATCAATGCGTCCTATCCGCTGTTCACTGAGATCGAACAGCGCAAGTATGATCCCGACAAGGCCAAGTTCCATTACAAGAAGTCGGGCCACGACGGCGCCGTCCTGCTCAGGACCTCGGACGTTGCCTTCCCCGGCGCCGTCGACGCCTCCCAGCTCTTCCAGCAGAGCGCCGCCAAGGCCGGTATTCAGATCGAGCTCAAGCGTGAACCGGGCGACGGCTACTGGAACGAAGTCTGGAACAAGCAGCCCTTCTGCGCCTCCTACTGGGGTGGCCGCTCGACCCAGGACCAGATGTATTCGACCGCTTACCTGTCGAGCGCCGACTGGAACGACACGCGTTTCAAGCGTCCGGATTTCGACAAGATGGTGCTGGCGGCCCGCGCCGAGCTCGACGAGACCAAGCGCAAGGCGATGTACCACGACATGGCTGTCCTTGTGCGCGACGAGGGCGGCCTGATCCTGCCGATGTTCAACCAGTTCATCGACGCGACGGGCGCCAAGGTCGCCGGCTGGGTCGACGATCCGCATCAGGAACTGATGAACGGGTACGCTCTGGCAAAGTGCTGGCTCGAAGCCTGAGCCTGGCCTTGCGGATATGTCCTCACCCATCATGAAACTGGTGGCCCAGCGCATTGCGCTGGGCATCCTCCTGCTGTTGGCCGTATCGGTCCTGATCTTCGCCGGCACCCAGATTCTGCCCGGCGACGTCGCCCAAGCTATTCTCGGGCAGTCGGCGACACCGGAGTCGCTCGCCAATCTGCGCGAGCAGCTCGGCCTCAACGATCCGGCCTTTATCCGCTATTTCCGCTGGCTCGGCGGCGTCGTGACCGGCGATCTCGGCACCGCCATGTCGAGCGGGCAGGATATTGCGGCGTCGATCAAGGGGCGGTTGTGGAACACGCTGTTCCTCGCTTTCTGGGCGGCGGTCGTGGCCGTGCCGCTGGCGATCGTCCTCGGCCTGATCGCAGTGCGTTACCGCAATGGCTGGGTCGACAAGCTGATCTCCGGACTGGCGCTTGCCTCGACCTCGTTTCCCGAATTCTTCATCGGCTACGTTCTGGTCTATTTCTTCGCCGTGAAATACCAGATCTTCCCCGGCATCTCGACAGTCTATGACGGAATGCCTTTCGGCGAGCGCGTGCAGGCGATCATGCTGCCGGCGGCGGCACTGACGCTGGTGGTGCTCGCCCACATGATGCGGATGACGCGCGCCGCGATCCTCAATGTTATGCAATCGGCGTATGTGGAAACCGCCGAGCTCAAGGGGCTTTCGGCATTCGCCGTCATCCGCAGGCATGCCTTTCCCAATGCGATTGCGCCGATCATCAACGTCGTCATGCTCAACCTCGCCTATCTCATCGTCGGCGTCGTCGTGGTCGAAGTGATCTTCGTCTATCCGGGCATGGGCCAATATCTCGTCGACCACGTCACCAAGCGCGACGTGCCGGTGGTGCAGGCGGTCGGCCTGATCTTCGCCGCCGTCTACATCAGCTTGAACATCATTGCGGACATAGCGGCGATCGTCGCCAATCCGCGTCTCAGACATCCGAAATAGGGGAGCGGGCATGCTCGACATAAAACGCATCCCCATCCCTGCGCTGATCGGCCTGCTGCTGACGGCGCTGTTCGTGCTGGCAGCGATCTTCGCGCCCTGGATCGCGCCGTACGGCAATGGGGAGATCGTCGGCGATGTCTGGGGACCGATGTCGGCGACACATTGGCTGGGCACCGATAATCTCGGCCGCGACCTTCTTTCGCGGATGATTTACGGCGCCCGCGTCACGCTGTTCATCGCCGTGCTGGCCACCGCGCTGTCGTTCTCGCTCGGCGCCATCCTCGGCTTCTCGGCGGCGGTCTTCGGCGGCTGGTTCGACACGCTGCTGTCACGTCTCGTCGACCTCCTGATGTCGATCCCGACGCTGATCATGGGCCTCGTCGTGCTCTCGGTGCTGCCGACCAATCTGGTGACGCTGATCCTGGTCATGGGCATCCTCGACTCGACCCGCGTCTACCGCCTGTCGCGAGCGGTCGCCGTCGACATCAACGTCATGGATTTCGTCGAGGCGGCCAAGCTGCGCGGCGAAGGCAGCGTGTGGATCATCTTCCGCGAGATCCTGCCCAATGCATTGTCGCCGCTGGTTTCGGAACTCGGCCTGCGCTTCATCTATGCCGTGCTGTTCCTGTCGACGCTGTCGTTCCTTGGTCTCGGCGTGCAGCCGCCTAGCGCCGACTGGGGCGGCATGGTCAAGGAAAACAAGGACGGCATCGTCTTCGGCATCGCGGCGGCGCTCATCCCCGCGGCGGCGATAGCCATGCTGGCGATTTCCGTCAACCTTGTCGCCGACTGGGTGCTCAACCGCACGACAAGCCTGAAGGGAGGGCGCGGGTGATGGCTGACCAGCGAGCAAAGTCGGTGCTGCTCGATATCCGTAATCTGCGCATCGAGGCGACAGTGTTTCCGCCGGGCGAGGCGCCGAAAAACATCGTGCTGGTCCACGACGTCTCGCTGACGCTCGAGAAAGGCAAAGTGCTCGGCCTGATCGGCGAGTCCGGCGCCGGCAAGTCGACCATCGGCCTGGCGTCGATGGGCTATGGCCGCGGCGGCGTGCGCATCACCGGCGGCGAAGTCATCCTCAACGGCCGCGACATCCTGAAGGGCGGCAAGGAGGGCTTTCGCAAGCTGCGTGGCCGCGAGGTCTGCTATGTCGCGCAATCGGCTGCCGCCGCCTTCAACCCGGCGCACAGGCTGATGGACCAAGTGGTCGAGGCGACGCTGCTGCATGGGACGGCGACACGGGGTGCGGCCGAAAAACGCGCCATCGCGCTGTTCAAGAAGCTCAGCCTGCCGAACCCCGAAAGCATCGGCGAGCGCTTTCCGCACCAAGTGTCAGGCGGCCAGCTGCAGCGTGTGATGACGGCAATGGCGCTGTGCTCCGAGCCCGACCTGATCGTCTTCGACGAGCCGACCACGGCACTCGACGTGACGACGCAGATCGACGTGCTGGCGGCGATCAAGGACGCCATCCGCGACACGCATGTCGCGGCGCTGTACATCACGCACGACCTTGCCGTCGTCGCCCAGGTGTCGGACGAAATCATGGTGCTGCGCCACGGCCGGCTGGTCGAATGGGGCGGCACCCGCCAGATCATCAAGGAACCGCGCCAGGAATACACCAATGCGCTGGTCTCGGTGCATGAGATCGAGCACCAGGAGCAGAAGCCTGGCACGACGCCGTTCCTGTCGGTCAAGAACATCACCGCCGCCTATGGCCGCAGCCATATCAAGGTGCTGAAGAACGTCTCGGTCGACATCTATCCGGGCCAGACGCTGGCGGTGGTCGGCGAGTCCGGCTCGGGCAAGTCGACGCTGGCCCGCGCCATCACCGGCCTGTTGCCGCCCGAACAAGGCACAGTCACCTTCGACGGGCGGCCGCTCGCCAACCGGCTTGCCGACCGGCCCAAGGAGGATCTGCGCCAGTTGCAGATGATCTACCAGATGGCCGACGTGGCGATGAACCCGCGCCAGACCGTCGGCACCATCGTCGGCCGGCCGCTCGAATTCTATTTTGGTCTGCGCGGCCGCGAGCGCGACAGGCGCGTCGCCGAGTTGCTCGACAAGATCGAAATGGGCAAGGGCTTTGTCGACCGCTACCCGGCCGAGCTTTCCGGGGGCCAGAAGCAGCGCGTCTGCATCGCCCGTTCGCTTGCCGCCAAGCCGAAGCTGATCATCTGCGACGAGGTTACCTCGGCGCTCGACCCGCTGGTGGCCAACGGCATCCTGAAGCTGCTGCTCGAGCTGCAGAAGGAGGAGAACGTCGCCTATCTGTTCATCACCCACGACCTCGCGACGGTGAAGTCGATCGCCGATTCGATCGCGGTGATGTATCGCGGCGAGGTGGTGCGCTACGGCGCCAAGAGCCAGGTGCTGGCGCCGCCGTTCGATGCCTATACCGACCTTCTCTTGTCCTCGGTCCCCGAAATGGAGATCGGCTGGCTGGAAAAGGCGATCAAGGGACGGCGCATGGCCAGCGCCGGCAATTAGACACCCCGGTGGCGCCTCGGCTTGCCGAGGGCAGCGCGAACGCTCGGCGTGAACAGCGAGCGCTGGCGCCGCCCCTCATCCCGCTGCCCGGACCTTCTTCCCGTATAGGGACAGGGAGAAGGAGATCTCTGGCAACACCGTCGCTCTTCGGCTAGCTTTCAGAGAATTCCGGGCGGATAGCGGTGAACCTTTTTGGGCCGATCAGCGACAGAGCAGACAGGAGCCAGGCGGCTCGACCGGCCATGATGGCGGCCACGGAAACCGATCGCGCGCTTGTCGGCCGGGTCGCCAAAGGCGACCGTGCCGCCGTGCGGCTCCTGTTCATGCGCCACCACGCTCGAGTCTACCGCTTCGTGGTGCGCCAGACGGGATCGGAAATGATGGCCGACGATATCGCCAACGAGGTGTTTCTCGAACTCTGGCGCCAGGCGCCCGGCTTCGAGGGGCGCTCGGAAGTCTTGACGTGGCTGCTCGGCATCGCCCGCTTCAAGGCGCTGTCGTCGCTGCGCAAGAAAAGGGAAGACTGGATCGACGACGATGACGCGGCCCAGGTCGCCGACGGCGCCGACTCTCCGGAAGTCGTCACCATGAAGGAAGACAAGGGCGCAGCATTGCGACGCTTCGTCGATGCCTTGCCGGAAGAACACCGAACGGTGATCGACCTAGCCTACTACCACGGACAGTCGGTGACCGAGATCGGCGAGGTGCTCGGCATCCCGGTCGCCACCGTCAAGACCCGAATGTTCTACGCCCGCAAGAAACTCGGCGAGGCTCTCAAGGCCGCCGGTTACGACAGGGGGTGGCCATGAGCGCCGCTGAAAAGATGTCGCGCCGCGATGAAATGGAAACGCTGCTGCCGTTCTATCTGAATGGCTCGCTGGAAGGCGCGGAGCTCGAAGCCGTCGAGGAATGGCTGGCGACAGACCCGGCAGCGCTTGCCGCACTCGGCGAGGCCGAAGCCGAATTCTCCAGCACCGCTGCATCCAACGAAGCGATCCGTCCGCCGGCCGACGCGCTCAGCCGCTTCGCCCGGGCGCTCGACGCCGAGGCCGGTCCAGCGCGCGCGCCGGCGGCGTCGTCCTGGCTGGCGCAAGCGTGGGGCCGCTTCACGGCGGTGCCTGCCGGCGTCGCCTGGGCTGCGGCCGCGGCTCTGCTGGCGCTTGTGGTCGTACAGTCGTTTGAGCAGCCCGGCGGCATGGACAGCGATTTCGAAATTGCCGGCGAGCAAGGCGATCTGGCGAAAATGCCGTTCGCGCTGGTCACGTTCAAGCCGGACGCAAAGATGGCCGACATTGTCGCTTTTCTTGGCGAACACCAGCTGAAGATTGCCGGCGGCCCGACCGCCGACGGCGTCTTCCGCCTTGGCATTCCGGCGACGACCGCAGCCGACTATGACAAACTGCTCGGCCTGATTGCCGCCCAGCCGTTTGCCGAGGCTGTGGTCGAGGGAAGGAAACCGGTCGATGGCGGCTAGGGCGGTCATCCGCTTTGCGGCGCTGCTTGTAGCGGCGATGATGATCACTGCTGCGCCGGCCTTGGCGCAGACCAATGATCCGAACCTTACGCAGTCGGAAATCGACTGCCTCAACCGAGGAGCGACGGCGGCCGACTGCTTCGAGGACGACACACAGGATGCCAGCGGCGAAAGGCCAGGGGATAACAACGGCGAAAAGCCCGGCGCAGGCCCTGCCGTGACAAATGCGGTGTTTCTTCCCGCGCTGATCGTCGACCTGTTCCCTAATCCTGTCGGCGGCGGCCAGGCGCCGCTGCCGACGCCCGATCCGCGCCGCGATCCGGCCAGCGGTGCGTTGCCGCCGCCGGTACCGCCTGCCGGTGCGGCAGCGATACAGGCCGCTGCGGCGGGCGGCCCGATCGTTTCGCCCAGCGATCTCGTCGCGGCCGAGCCGCCGCGCGCCATCGTCGGTGATTTCGTGCCGGACGAGGTACTGGTGACGGTGGAGGGCGGCGCCGTCCAGCAGATCGCCGCCTCCTTTGGCCTCGCGGTGCGCTCGCAGCGCCAGTCTCAGTTGCTCGGCTCGACACTGGTGCGCTTCGGCATTCCCGACGGCCGCCCGGTCGGCGTCGTGCTGGCGCAGCTTGCCGCCGACGGCCGCACTTTGCGGCGCGAGGCCAACCATATCTACTCGCTGCAGCAGGCAGCCACCATCGTCAACTATGCCTTCGAGCGCATCGCGCTCGATGCGAAAGAGGCGAGCGGCGAGAACGTGCGCATCGCCGTCGTCGACACTGCCATCGACGACACCAATCCGGCACTCTCCGGCGTCATCGCCGATCAGTTCAACGCCATGCCCGACGTGCCGATCGAGGCGCGCGATCACGGCACCTCGATCGACGGCCTGATCGCCGGCGTCGGCGCGCTCAAAGGCATGGCGCCGGGCGCCAGGATCTACCACGCCCGCGCCTTCGAGGGCGGCAAGTCGACCATGGACGTCATCCTGGCGGCGCTCGACTGGGCGGCGGAGCAGGATGTCCGCATCATCAATATGAGCTTCGTCGGCCCGAAGAACGACCTGCTCGGCGTCGCCTGCCGCAATGCTCGGGCTTTGGGCATCGTGCTGGTCGCCGCCGCCGGCAACAACGGGCCGAAGGCGCCCTACGGCTACCCGGCCGCCTTCGACGGCGTCATCGCGGTGACCGCCACCGATGCCAGGGACGGGCTGATGCAGCAGGCCAATCGCGGCGCCTACGTCTTCCTCTCCGCACCCGGCGTCGAGATGGTAGCGCCGAGCGGCGCCGGTTCGGATGTCGTCACCGGCACCTCGTTTGCCGCAGCGATCGTCACCGGCGCGATCGCCAATCTGCTGAATGCGGCGCCCGACCGCTCCGCCGACTGGGTCGAGAAGGTGCTGGCCGCCACGGCAAGGGATCTTGGCCCCAAGGGCAGGGACAGTGATTTCGGCTATGGGCTGCTCAACATCAAGGCGGCCGCGACGGCGAAGGAATAAGTCACGGGGGCGAACCGCGACGACGCATTTCCCAGTACCCGCCAAGCCTTACGCAGGCGCTCCGGCGACCGATCCCCTGACCACCAGGTCGACCGGCCAGACCTCGCCGCGGGCGCCCTCTTCCAATCCGGAAATCCGCGCTGCCAGCCGCTCGGCGATGCGCGCGCCGGCCAGGCGGATCGACGAACGCGTCGTCGACAACGGCACCGAAAAATTCTCCGGCTTCAGCCATGGAAAAACGTCGTCGTGGGCGATCAGCGACAGGTCGCCCGGAATGGTCAGGCCGAGATCGCGCACCGCGCGCACGACGCCGAGCGCCATGATCAGGCTGGAGCAGGCGATCGCGGTCGGCGCATCGCTGCGCTCGAGCAGCCGTCTGGCGGCGCGGTAGCCGTTCTCCTCGGTCATGGCGAGCGAACAGACATCGCCATCGTCAAGCACCAGGCCGCTCGCCGCCAGCGCCCGGCGCACGCCGCGCTCGCGGTGGATGGCGAAGGTCTCGCGGCCGTCGCCGTTGATCAGCGCCAGCCGCCGGTGACCGAGCTGGACGAGCAGCCGTGCCGCCTCGTGGAAGGCGCCCTCATTGTCGATGTCGGTGAAAGGGTAGTCGAAATCGAGCCCTTCGCTGCGGCCATGAACGATAAAGGGAATGCCGAGCTTGCTGACCAGCGCCACCCGCCGGTCGGCCGGCCTCGGCGACGAGATATAGACGGCGTCGACCTGCCGGTTGGCGACGATACGCCGGTAGGTCGTCTCCTGGTCGTCGGCATCGGCGGGGGACAGCACCAGGTCGAGTTCGTGCGAACGGGCATAGTCGCCGAGACCGGACAGGAATTCGACGAAATGCGGGTCGATGTCGGCGGCCGCCCCGGTCGGCAAGACATAACCGATCATCCCGGTCTTGCCGGTAGCCAGCCGACGCGCGCTCGGGTTGGGGCGATAGCCGTGGCGCTTGGCGGCGTCGATCACCCGCCGGCGCGTTTCCTCGTTGACTTCCGGGTAGCCGTTCAGAGCGCGGCTTACCGTCGTCTGCGAAAGCGCCAGCATGTGGGAAAGCTGTTTGAGGTTCACCGGAGGCCTCCAAGCCTCAAAGCGCTTTAACTACGGGTGACCCGGCCCGCAACCGGCAGCACTCGTCAAGACAAAGACCATAAGCACCGTTTCCGAGCAGTTTGAAGAAAAATATGCTGCTGCAGCCCAAAAAAGCATGCTGCAGCGCAGTTTCTCGCTCTCTGTGTCAGCGCATTAAATCGATTGATCCTCCACCCTCTTGACTTGCGATCGATTCGATGGCGTGATCGAGTCCTCCAAAGCGCTTTGGAAGACTCTTCGAAAGGTTGCGGTTCCTTTCCGAGTGAGTCACAGTCCTGCGGCGTCGGCGGACGGAATGGAGGTTCCGTCCCATGTTTGTCACCACTGGGAGGGAATACCGATGAGGAAAATGCTTCTGCTGGGCGCCACTTCTGTCGCGCTCGCCTTGGGCGCACCGGCGCAGGCCGAACTGAAGTTCAAGCCGGGCGAAGACCCCCGCTTCAACTGGGCGAACTACGAAGAGCTCAAAAAAGTCGACCTCAAGGGCGAGACGCTGTCGATCTTCGGGCCATGGCGCGGCGAGGACGAGGGCCTCATCCGCACCGTTCTCGACTATTTCTCGGAAGCCACCGGCGCCGAGGTCAAATACTCATCGTCGGAAAATTACGAACAGCAGATCGTCATCGATACGCAAGCCGGCAGCCCGCCCAATATCGCCGTGCTGCCGCAGCCGGGCCTGATCCAGGATCTGGCGTCCAAGGGCCTGCTGACGCCGCTCGGCGACGACACCGCCAACTGGATCAAGGACAACTACGGCGCCGGCCAGTCGTGGGTCGATCTCGGCACCTTCAACGACAAGGACGGCAAGCCGGGCTTCTTCGCCTTCCCCTACAAGGCCGACGTGAAATCGCTGGTCTGGTACTCGCCGGACAATTTCGAAGAAGCCGACTACGAAGTGCCGAAGACGCAGGAAGAGCTCGCCGAGCTCGAAAAGCAGATCATCGCCGACGGCGGCACGCCATGGTGCATCGGGCTCGGTTCGGGCGGCGCCACCGGCTGGCCGGCGACCGACTGGGTCGAGGACATCATGCTGCGCACCCAGACGCCCGAGACCTACGACAAATGGGTGAAGAACGAGATTCCGTTCAACGACCCCGCGGTGGTCAACGCCATCGACATTTTCGGCAAGATCGCGACCGATGACAAGATGGTCGACGGCGGTGCCAAGGCGGTGGCGGCGACCGATTTTCGCGATAGCCCGAAGGGCCTGTTCTCGGTGCCGCCGAAATGCTATTTGCACCACCAGGCGTCGTTCATCCCGACCTTCTTCCCGGAAGGCACCGAGATCGGCCAGGACGCCGACTTCTTCTACTACCCACCTTACGCTGCCAAGCCCGACCTCGGCACCCCGGTGCTCGGCGCCGGCACGCTGGCCATGATCACCAAGGATAGCAAGAGTGCCCGCGCGTTCATCGAATTCCTGAAGATGCCACTCGCCCATGAGATCTGGATGGCCCAGGGCGGCTTCGTGACGCCGTTCAAGTCGGTCAACAAGGACGCCTATGCCAGCGACGCGCTGAAGAAGCAGGGCGAAATCCTTGCCGAAGCCTCGACCTTCCGCTTCGACGGGTCAGACCTGATGCCGGGCAAGATCGGCGCCGGCGCCTTCTGGACCGGCATGATCGATCTCGTCGGCGGCAAGTCCGCCCAGGATGTCGCCACCGACATCCAGAAGAGCTGGGACGCGATCAAGTAGGCGTCCCGACGAACGTCCGATCCTGCATGGATCCGGAACTTGGACCATGATCCCGAAAAGTGGAGACCGGTTTTCGGAAAAGATCATGGTCAAACAAGAAAATGGAATCCCATCCCGACTCTACCGGGATGGGATTCCAGGCCCGGATCCGACCGGTGGCCCACGCCGCAGCAATTTTTTATGAGCACATTCCGGCATGACGCGCGACCAGCAAGAGCAAACCCTGCCCTGCATCCGGTCGCGTTCCAAATAACTGAATCGGCCCATGTTCGCGTCGCCAAAAGCATGCTCGACGGGAGAAACATGCGCAGAGGGAGGGACCCGTGGCGGCTCAAATTTTCTCGGCCATATTTGTCATCGTCGTCGGCGTCGGCGGCTGCGTCGCCTATTTCTGGGGCGCCAACAAACTGGTGGACATCATCTTTCCGTCGCGCGGCGTCGCTGGTGCTGCGGCCATCGACAATCTGCGCCGGCAGGGGATGATCCGGCCGTGGCTGTTCGTCGGCCCGGCCATGATCATCCTCACCATCTACCTGATCTACCCGGTGGTGGAGACGCTCAGGCTGTCGTTCCTCGATCGCGGCGGCAACAATTTCGTCGGCCTCGCCAACTATGAATGGGCGTTCGGTGATCGCGAGTTCCGCAACGCCATCTTCAACAACATCATCTGGCTGGCGGTGGTGCCGGCCGCTTGCACATTCCTCGGGCTGATCATCGCCGTCCTCACCGACAAGATCTGGTGGGGCACCATCGCCAAGAGCCTGATCTTCCTGCCGCTGGCCATCTCCTTCGTCGGCGCCAGCGTCATCTGGAAATTCATCTACGAGTATCGGGGCGCCGGCCAGACGCAGATCGGCCTGCTCAACGCCATCATCCAGTATTTCGGCGGCCAGCCGCAGGTCTGGATATCGCTGCCGTTCTGGAACAATTTCTTCCTGATGATCATCCTGATCTG is part of the Mesorhizobium sp. L-2-11 genome and harbors:
- a CDS encoding ABC transporter ATP-binding protein — encoded protein: MADQRAKSVLLDIRNLRIEATVFPPGEAPKNIVLVHDVSLTLEKGKVLGLIGESGAGKSTIGLASMGYGRGGVRITGGEVILNGRDILKGGKEGFRKLRGREVCYVAQSAAAAFNPAHRLMDQVVEATLLHGTATRGAAEKRAIALFKKLSLPNPESIGERFPHQVSGGQLQRVMTAMALCSEPDLIVFDEPTTALDVTTQIDVLAAIKDAIRDTHVAALYITHDLAVVAQVSDEIMVLRHGRLVEWGGTRQIIKEPRQEYTNALVSVHEIEHQEQKPGTTPFLSVKNITAAYGRSHIKVLKNVSVDIYPGQTLAVVGESGSGKSTLARAITGLLPPEQGTVTFDGRPLANRLADRPKEDLRQLQMIYQMADVAMNPRQTVGTIVGRPLEFYFGLRGRERDRRVAELLDKIEMGKGFVDRYPAELSGGQKQRVCIARSLAAKPKLIICDEVTSALDPLVANGILKLLLELQKEENVAYLFITHDLATVKSIADSIAVMYRGEVVRYGAKSQVLAPPFDAYTDLLLSSVPEMEIGWLEKAIKGRRMASAGN
- a CDS encoding sigma-70 family RNA polymerase sigma factor, which encodes MMAATETDRALVGRVAKGDRAAVRLLFMRHHARVYRFVVRQTGSEMMADDIANEVFLELWRQAPGFEGRSEVLTWLLGIARFKALSSLRKKREDWIDDDDAAQVADGADSPEVVTMKEDKGAALRRFVDALPEEHRTVIDLAYYHGQSVTEIGEVLGIPVATVKTRMFYARKKLGEALKAAGYDRGWP
- a CDS encoding anti-sigma factor; translation: MSAAEKMSRRDEMETLLPFYLNGSLEGAELEAVEEWLATDPAALAALGEAEAEFSSTAASNEAIRPPADALSRFARALDAEAGPARAPAASSWLAQAWGRFTAVPAGVAWAAAAALLALVVVQSFEQPGGMDSDFEIAGEQGDLAKMPFALVTFKPDAKMADIVAFLGEHQLKIAGGPTADGVFRLGIPATTAADYDKLLGLIAAQPFAEAVVEGRKPVDGG
- a CDS encoding S8 family serine peptidase, yielding MAARAVIRFAALLVAAMMITAAPALAQTNDPNLTQSEIDCLNRGATAADCFEDDTQDASGERPGDNNGEKPGAGPAVTNAVFLPALIVDLFPNPVGGGQAPLPTPDPRRDPASGALPPPVPPAGAAAIQAAAAGGPIVSPSDLVAAEPPRAIVGDFVPDEVLVTVEGGAVQQIAASFGLAVRSQRQSQLLGSTLVRFGIPDGRPVGVVLAQLAADGRTLRREANHIYSLQQAATIVNYAFERIALDAKEASGENVRIAVVDTAIDDTNPALSGVIADQFNAMPDVPIEARDHGTSIDGLIAGVGALKGMAPGARIYHARAFEGGKSTMDVILAALDWAAEQDVRIINMSFVGPKNDLLGVACRNARALGIVLVAAAGNNGPKAPYGYPAAFDGVIAVTATDARDGLMQQANRGAYVFLSAPGVEMVAPSGAGSDVVTGTSFAAAIVTGAIANLLNAAPDRSADWVEKVLAATARDLGPKGRDSDFGYGLLNIKAAATAKE
- a CDS encoding substrate-binding domain-containing protein, producing MNLKQLSHMLALSQTTVSRALNGYPEVNEETRRRVIDAAKRHGYRPNPSARRLATGKTGMIGYVLPTGAAADIDPHFVEFLSGLGDYARSHELDLVLSPADADDQETTYRRIVANRQVDAVYISSPRPADRRVALVSKLGIPFIVHGRSEGLDFDYPFTDIDNEGAFHEAARLLVQLGHRRLALINGDGRETFAIHRERGVRRALAASGLVLDDGDVCSLAMTEENGYRAARRLLERSDAPTAIACSSLIMALGVVRAVRDLGLTIPGDLSLIAHDDVFPWLKPENFSVPLSTTRSSIRLAGARIAERLAARISGLEEGARGEVWPVDLVVRGSVAGAPA